Proteins from a single region of Chaetodon trifascialis isolate fChaTrf1 chromosome 10, fChaTrf1.hap1, whole genome shotgun sequence:
- the kif21a gene encoding kinesin-like protein KIF21A, translating to MTTGQDESSVRVALRIRPQLAREKIEGCHICTYVMPGEPQVMLGKDKAFTYDYMFDMDSQQDAIYTTCTEKLIEGCFEGYNATIFAYGQTGSGKTYTMGTGFDVNIPDEELGIIPRAVHHLFKGIEERRQAAQEQGRPVPEFKINAQFLELYNEEVLDLFDSTRDMKQKSHIKIHEDAAGGIYTVGVTTRNVSSEAEMMQCLKLGALSRTTASTQMNVQSSRSHAIFTIHLCQVRVCASDNQENETDNRVSNGNSEMDEYETLTAKFHFVDLAGSERLKRTGATGDRAKEGISINCGLLALGNVISALGDRSKRSSHVPYRDSKLTRLLQDSLGGNSQTVMIACISPSDRDFMETLNTLKYANRARNIKNKVMVNQDKASQQISSLRTEIARLQMELMEYKTGKRMAGEDGVESFSDMFHENSMLQTENSNLRVRVKAMQETIDAQRARLTQLLSDQANQALTRAGEGGTEEIGNMIQSYIKEIEDLRAKLLESEAVNEHLRKNLSRASTRQSFYGGPGSFSSTALAPEKETSDIIEMAKKDLEKLKKREKKKKKRLQQLLEDREREEREEVVEEVEDASANKEEVPDNDQEKGTEKEMMERAIEDAEMEVQEGSDHEEGEEEEEEEEEEMDVEESSDDSDSESDEKENFQADLANITCEIAIKQKLIDELENSQRRLHTLKQQYEQKLMMLQCKIRDTQLERDRVLQNMSSVESGTEDKARKIKVEYEKKLSVMNKELQKLHSAQKEHARLLKNQSQYEKQLKKLQMDVVEMKKTKVRLMKQMKEQQEKNRMNESRRNREIASLKKDQRKQEHQLKLLEAQKRQQELILRRKTEEVTALRRQARPTSGKVIRKVNLPEPIQDSPHRPPSGRMYSSGNAAPNGTRSSYRRTVGVYSTRVARNKWQSLERRISDVIMQRMTISNMEADMNRLLKQREELTKRKEKVIRKRDRLVKEGPDAEKAMLPLNEEVDALTANIDYINDSIAECQANIMQMEETKEEGDTVDVSAVVGSCTLTEARFLLDHFMSVAINKGLQAAQRESQVKVMEGRLKQTEITSATQNQLLFHMLKEKAEFNPELDALLGNALQELGNFPAENGDDSSSDESAQSPSAEGNTLASDLMKLCGDTKTRNKARRRTTTQMELLYANSDSAPDAPTADFSSPMLPLAETPDGGGDVDSSGSSVRDYAALSPGFSSKMGSICGSRTPSGVEKRAPEPSPLSRRKTYDKAQAAADRAKVKEIKQMDGCLHLSCSHFLRSVSPLLSDPPKGVINPVPATKSSRAATLQCVHVAEGHSKAVLCVDCTDDLLFTGSKDRTCKVWNLVTGQEIMSLAGHPNNVVSVRYSSSLVFTVSTSYIKVWDIRDSAKCIRTLTSSGQVNVGDVCASNTSRTVTIPAGENQINQIALNPNGTILYAAAGNSVRVWDLRRFASTGKLTGHLGPVMCLTVDRSGNNQDLVITGSKDHYIKLFDVTEGSLGSISPTHNFEPPHYDGIESLVVQGDILFSGSRDNGIKKWDLDRKDLLQQVPNAHRDWVCALGVVPGSPALLSGCRGGVLKLWHTDTLGTLGELKGHESPINSISTNSSHLFTASDDRTVKIWRARGGLDSTLEAVDNADEVASN from the exons AGGTGATGCTGGGTAAAGACAAGGCCTTCACCTACGACTACATGTTCGACATGGACTCCCAGCAGGACGCCATCTACACTACCTGCACCGAGAAGCTGATCGAGGGCTGCTTCGAGGGCTACAACGCCACCATCTTTGCATACGGACAG ACGGGCTCAGGGAAGACCTACACCATGGGGACGGGCTTTGACGTCAACATCCCGGATGAGGAGCTGGGCATCATCCCCCGTGCCGTCCACCACCTCTTCAAGGGCATCGAGGAGCGTCGGCAGGCCGCCCAGGAGCAAGGACGCCCCGTGCCCGAGTTTAAAATCAACGCCCAGTTCCTCGAG CTTTACAACGAGGAAGTTCTGGACCTGTTTGACTCCACTCGAGACATGAAGCAGAAGTCTCACATCAAGATCCACGAGGACGCCGCCGGGGGAATCTACACAGTGGGAGTGACCACACGGAATGTGTCCTCCGAGGCCGAG ATGATGCAGTGCCTGAAGCTGGGGGCTCTGTCTCGCACCACAGCCAGCACCCAGATGAACGTCCAGAGCTCTCGATCCCACGCCATCTTCACCATCCACCTGTGCCAAGTCCGCGTCTGTGCCTCCGACAAT caagaaaatgaGACTGATAACAGAGTCTCCAACGGAAACTCCGAAATGGATGAGTACGAGACGCTGACAGCCAAATTTCACTTTGTGGACCTGGCCGGTTCTGAGAGGCTCAAGAGAACCGGAGCTACGGGGGACCGGGCCAAAGAAGGCATCTCCATCAACTGTGGGCTG CTCGCTCTGGGGAATGTAATCAGTGCTTTGGGTGACCGAAGCAAGCGGTCCTCACATGTGCCTTACAGAGACTCCAAACTCACCCGACTTCTGCAGGACTCATTAGGAGGAAACAG CCAAACAGTGATGATCGCCTGCATCAGCCCGTCTGACCGCGACTTCATGGAGACGTTGAACACGTTGAAGTACGCCAACCGAGCCCGCAACATCAAGAACAAGGTGATGGTGAACCAGGACAAGGCCAGCCAGCAGATCAGCTCTCTGAGGACTGAGATCGCTCGACTgcagatggagctgatggagtACAAGACG GGTAAACGCATGGCAGGCGAGGACGGCGTGGAGAGCTTCAGCGACATGTTCCATGAGAACTCCATGTTGCAGACGGAGAACAGCAACCTGAGGGTGAGAGTGAAGGCCATGCAAGAGACCATCGATGCCCAGCGGGCGCGACTCACCCAGCTGCTCAGCGACCAGGCCAACCAGGCCCTCACCAGGGCAG GTGAAGGTGGAACTGAGGAAATTGGAAACATGATTCAGAGCTACATCAAAGAGATCGAAGACCTCAG AGCCAAACTCCTGGAGAGCGAAGCTGTGAATGAGCATCTGAGGAAGAATCTGTCTCGTGCTTCCACCCGTCAGTCGTTCTACGGAGGACCcggctccttctcctccacagcGCTGGCCCCTGAGAAGGAGACCTCCGACATCATCGAAATGGCCAAGAAAGACCTGGAGAAACTGAAGAAacgagagaaaaagaaaaagaagag actccagcagctgttggaggacagagagagggaggaaagggaggaggtggtggaagaGGTTGAGGACGCCAG TGCCAACAAGGAAGAAGTTCCTGACAACGACCAAGAGAAGGGCACAGAGAAGGAGATGATGGAGCGTGCCATCGAGGACGCAGAGATG GAGGTCCAGGAAGGCAGCGACcatgaggaaggagaagaagaggaggaggaggaagaagaggagatggatGTGGAGGAGAGCTCGGATGATTCTGACTCGGAGTCGGATGAGAAAG AGAACTTCCAGGCTGATTTGGCCAACATCACCTGCGAGATTGCCATCAAGCAGAAGCTGATCGATGAGCTGGAGAACAGCCAGCGGCGcctgcacacactcaaacagcaGTACGAGCAGAAGCTGATGATGCTGCAGTGCAAGATCAGGGACACCCAGCTGGAGAGAGACCGTGTCCTCCAGAACATGA GTTCAGTAGAAAGTGGCACAGAGGACAAAGCTCGCAAGATCAAGGTGGAGTATGAGAAGAAGCTGAGCGTAATGAACAAGGAGCTTCAGAAGCTCCACTCAGCTCAGAAGGAGCACGCCCGCCTGCTGAAGAACCAATCACAGTAcgagaagcagctgaagaagcTTCAGATGGACGTAGTGGAAATGAAGAAGACCAAG GTCCGTCTCATGAAGCAGatgaaggagcagcaggagaagaaCAGGATGAACGAGTCTCGCCGAAACCGAGAAATTGCATCCTTAAAGAAAGACCAGCGCAAGCAAGAG CATCAACTGAAGCTACTGGAGGCTCAGAAAAGGCAGCAGGAGCTAATTCTGAGGAGAAAGACTGAGgag GTGACTGCTCTCAGGAGGCAAGCCAGACCTACCTCAGGAAAGGTCATCAGGAAGGTCAATCTCCCAGAACCGATCCAGGACTCcccccatagacctccatctGGACGCATGTACTCCTCTGGCAACGCTGCTCCCAATGGCACTCG GTCTTCCTACAGGCGCACAGTCGGGGTTTACTCCACCAGAGTCGCACGCAATAAATGGCAGTCTCTGGAGAGACGGATCTCTGACGTCATCATGCAGAGGATGACCATCTCCAACATGGAGGCTGACATGAATCGCCTCCTCAAG CAAAGGGAGGAGCTGACCAAGCGAAAAGAGAAAGTCATCAGGAAGAGGGACCGGCTCGTCAAGGAGGGGCCAGACGCAGAGAAGGCAATGCTTCCCCTAAACGAGGAAGTGGATGCGTTGACAGCCAACATTGACTACATTAATGACAGCATCGCAGAGTGTCAAGCCAACATCATGCAGATGGAGGAAACCAAG gagGAAGGCGACACCGTGGACGTCTCTGCTGTGGTTGGTTCCTGCACCCTGACAGAAGCTCGTTTTCTCTTGGATCACTTCATGTCGGTGGCTATCAACAAG GGTCTTCAGGCAGCCCAGAGGGAGTCCCAGGTGAAGGTGATGGAGGGCAGGCTGAAGCAGACGGAGATCACCAGCGCCACCCAGAACCAGCTGCTATTCCACATGCTGAAGGAGAAGGCCGAGTTCAACCCGGAGCTGGATGCACTGCTGGGTAACGCGCTGCAAG AGCTAGGTAACTTCCCGGCTG AAAATGGGGACGATAGCAGCAGTGATGAGTCTGCACAGAGCCCTTCTGCAGAGGGAAA CACCTTGGCTTCAGACCTCATGAAACTCTGCGGAGACACCAAAACAAGAAATAAG GCTCGTAGGAGGACCACCACACAGATGGAGTTGCTGTACGCAAACAGTGACTCGGCCCCCGACGCACCCACTGCAGACTTCTCCAGTCCAATGCTGCCGTTAGCCGAAACACCAGACGGGGGAGGAGACGTGGACTCGTCAGGCTCATCAGTCAGGGACTACGCAGCTCTCTCCCCCGGCTTTTCCTCTAAAATGGGCAGCAT TTGTGGCTCCAGAACTCCGTCAGGGGTGGAAAAACGAGCTCCGGAGCCTTCCCCGCTATCTCGCAGGAAGACCTATGACAAGGCACAAGCAGCAGCCGACAGGGCAAAGGTCAAGGAGATTAAACA GATGGACGGATGCCTCCACCTGTCCTGCAGCCACTTCCTCCGTTCGGTTTCCCCTCTCCTGTCCGATCCACCCAA gggCGTCATTAACCCCGTGCCGGCCACCAAGAGCAGCCGTGCAGCAACATTACAGTGTGTCCATGTGGCGGAGGGTCACAGTAAAGCCGTTCTCTGCGTCGACTGCACCGACGACCTTCTCTTCACCGGATCCAAAG ACCGGACCTGTAAGGTGTGGAATCTGGTGACGGGTCAGGAGATAATGTCCTTGGCCGGTCACCCCAACAACGTTGTGTCAGTCCGTTACAGCTCCAGTTTGGTCTTCACCGTCTCCACCTCCTACATCAAAGTGTGGGACATCCGGGACTCGGCCAAGTGCATCCGAACGCTAAC GTCCTCTGGTCAGGTTAATGTCGGGGACGTTTGTGCGTCAAACACCAGCCGGACCGTCACCATCCCAGCAGGGGAGAACCAGATCAACCAGATCGCGCTCAACCCCAATGGGACAATTCTGTATGCTGCCGCCGGAAACTCGGTCAGAGTCTGGGATCTGAGAAG ATTTGCTTCCACAGGGAAACTTACTGGTCACCTCGGTCCAGTCATGTGTCTCACTGTGGATCGATCTGGAAACAACCAAGACCTGGTTATCACTGGGTCCAAGGACCATTACATCAAG ctgtttgatgTGACTGAAGGCTCTCTGGGGAGCATCAGCCCGACACACAACTTTGAACCTCCCCATTATGATGGGATCGAGTCGCTGGTGGTCCAGGGGGACATTTTGTTTAGTGGCTCCCGAGACAACGGCATCAAGAAGTGGGACCTGGACCGCAAAGACCTGCTGCAG CAAGTCCCGAACGCCCACCGTGACTGGGTTTGCGCTCTGGGCGTGGTCCCCGGGTCCCCGGCCCTGCTGAGCGGCTGCAGAGGAGGGGTGCTCAAGCTGTGGCACACGGACACGCTGGGGACCCTGGGGGAGCTGAAGGGTCATGAGAGCCCCATCAACAGCATTTCCACCAACAGCAGCCACCTGTTCACCGCCTCCGA TGACCGGACTGTGAAGATCTGGCGTGCACGCGGTGGACTGGACAGCACCTTAGAGGCGGTTGACAATGCGGACGAGGTGGCCAGTAACTGA